In a genomic window of Wyeomyia smithii strain HCP4-BCI-WySm-NY-G18 chromosome 1, ASM2978416v1, whole genome shotgun sequence:
- the LOC129733914 gene encoding cytochrome P450 306a1 yields MYLLFISILAVGYFIWELIDRQGKPPGPLGWPVVGYLPFIDSKKPYVTLTQLANKYGPIYSLRMGKVYTVVITDPSLLRDILKRDEFTGRAPLYITHGIMGGYGIICAEGDLWRDQRRLSIEWLRKMGMTKFGSSRSMLEARIMSGVNELLEDLRKESNTRDAFDPAPLIHHILGNLMNDLVFGLTYERDDDIWQYLQILQEEGVKYIGVSMAVNFLPFLRHLPSSKKIIDFLVKGKKRTHEIYDSIINNRRKILQLSAKNKVNELPNECILSNFVKETIRRETAKCPEVVFCSDSQLRHLLADLFGAGVDTTFTTLRWLLLYVGLHKDVQRKLREELYNQLLAAPTLDDVDSLPYLKACVAEIQRLRTVVPLGIPHGANSNTTIAGYKIPKNTMIIPLLWAIHMNPGLWSDPEHFNPEHFLNDSGHYSAPNYFMPFQTGKRMCLGDELARMILYLYTAHIFWCFELEVLYNDPPDLTGICGITLAPSEYKIIFKHDPLRK; encoded by the exons ATGTATTTACTATTTATAAGCATATTAGCTGTCGGTTACTTCATCTGGGAACTGATTGATAGACAAGGAAAGCCTCCTGGTCCTCTCGGCTGGCCAGTAGTTGGCTATCTTCCGTTTATTGACTCAAAAAAACCTTATGTGACTCTGACACAGTTAGCCAATAAGTATGGCCCAATCTACAGCCTTCGAATGGGTAAAGTGTATACCGTTGTAATCACCGATCCTAGTCTTCTTCGCGATATTCTGAAACGGGACGAATTCACTGGAAGAGCCCCCCTTTATATAACTCATGGCATTATGGGGGGCTATG GAATCATCTGCGCAGAAGGGGATTTGTGGCGCGACCAGCGGCGTCTGTCTATTGAATGGCTACGTAAGATGGGCATGACGAAATTCGGTTCGTCGCGTTCGATGCTCGAGGCTCGCATCATGTCTGGTGTGAATGAACTCTTAGAG GATTTGAGAAAAGAATCGAATACACGGGATGCCTTTGATCCTGCACCACTTATTCACCACATTCTAGGAAATCTTATGAATGACCTCGTGTTCGGGCTGACGTATGAACGCGATGATGATATATGGCAATATCTACAAATTCTGCAGGAAGAAGGCGTCAAATATATTGGTGTCTCGATGGCGGTTAACTTTCTTCCATTTTTAAG GCATTTACCCTCtagcaaaaaaataatagattttttggtaaaaggtaaaaaaaggACTCATGAAATTTACGATTCAATTATTAACAATCGGCGCAAAATACTTCAGCTCAGTGCAAAAAACAAGGTCAACGAACTACCTAACGAATGTATATTATCAAATTTCGTTAAAGAAACCATTCGCAGGGAAACAGCTAAATGTCCAGAAGTTGTTTTTTGTAGCGATTCTCAGTTGAGGCATCTTTTGGCTGATCTTTTTGGAGCAGGAGTTGACACGACATTTACTACCCTCCGTTGGTTGTTACTTTACGTAGGGCTTCACAAAGACGTTCAGCGGAAATTACGTGAAGAGCTCTACAACCAGCTTCTTGCTGCTCCTACTTTGGACGACGTTGATTCGTTGCCATATCTTAAAGCATGCGTAGCAGAGATTCAGCGCCTGCGGACAGTTGTGCCATTAGGGATTCCTCATGGAGCAAATTCG AATACTACCATTGCTGGCTACAAAATACCCAAAAACACAATGATTATACCACTTTTGTGGGCCATCCACATGAATCCAGGGCTTTGGTCTGATCCGGAACATTTCAACCCAGAGCATTTTCTTAATGACTCTGGTCACTACAGTGCTCCTAATTATTTTATGCCTTTTCAAACTGGAAAACGAATGTGTTTGGGTGACGAACTAGCTCGAATGATTCTGTATCTTTACACAGCACACATTTTCTGGTGCTTTGAGTTAGAAGTATTATATAACGATCCACCTGACTTAACGGGCATATGTGGTATTACACTAGCGCCTTCGGAATATAAAATAATCTTCAAGCACGACCCCCtcaggaaataa
- the LOC129733913 gene encoding cytochrome P450 18a1 isoform X2, translated as MKLARKYGSLFSAKLGAQLTVVISDYKIIREAFKTEDFTGRPHSPLLKTLGGFGIINSEGQLWKDQRRFLHEKLRHFGMTVLGNKKHLMENRIMTEVAELLAALNEVGNQSTDLSKYLSVSVSNVICNIIMSVRFSLEDPKFKRFNWLIEEGMRLFGEIHTIDYIPQIQYLPGNINAKNKIAKNRQEMFDFYREVIDEHKQTFDNGNIRDIVDAYLDEIQKAKEEGRDMELFEGRDHEIQMMQVIADLFSAGMETIKTTLLWLNVFMLRHPDAMKRVQDELDQVVGRNRLPKIEDVPYLPITETTILEVMRISSIVPLATTHSPKSDVVINGYTIPAGSYVVPLINSVHMDPTLWDNPEKFNPNRFLDAEGKVHKPEYFIPFGVGRRRCLGDVLARMELFLFFASIMHTFTIELPEDEPMPSLKGIIGVTISPQAFRVNLIPRPLNIDLDRVRNIGCF; from the exons ATGAAATTAGCGCGCAAGTATGGATCGTTATTCAGTGCCAAATTAGGTGCACAATTGACAGTGGTGATCAGTGATTATAAGATTATCCGTGAAGCTTTTAAGACGGAGGACTTTACAGGTCGACCACATTCTCCTCTGTTAAAAACACTTGGTGGTTTTG GCATTATCAACAGCGAAGGTCAACTTTGGAAAGACCAACGTAGATTTCTCCACGAAAAGCTGCGTCATTTTGGCATGACAGTGTTGGGAAATAAAAAACATCTAATGGAAAATAGAATCATG ACCGAAGTTGCCGAGTTGCTAGCAGCATTGAATGAAGTAGGTAATCAATCGACTGATCTGAGTAAATATTTATCAGTTTCCGTGAGTAACGTAATCTGCAACATTATCATGTCGGTACGGTTTTCACTAGAAGATCCAAAATTTAAACGTTTCAACTGGCTTATTGAGGAAGGAATGCGATTGTTTGGCGAAATACATACAATAGATTATATTCCTCAGATTCAATATCTCCCTGGTAACATAAATGCCAAGAATAAGATAGCCAAGAACCGCCAAGAAATGTTTGATTTTTATCGAGAAGTGATAGATGAACATAAACAAACCTTTGACAATGGCAATATTCGTGATATAGTAGATGCATATTTAGATGAAATCCAAAAAGCAAAAGAAGAGGGACGCGATATGGAACTATTCGAAGGCAGAGATCACG AAATCCAAATGATGCAGGTTATCGCGGATCTTTTCTCAGCAGGTATGGAAACGATCAAGACAACTCTTCTATGGCTAAACGTGTTTATGCTGCGCCACCCGGACGCCATGAAACGAGTTCAGGATGAACTAGACCAGGTAGTAGGTCGCAATCGTTTGCCGAAAATCGAAGATGTTCCATATCTACCCATAACGGAGACTACCATACTAGAAGTGATGCGCATTTCTAGCATCGTTCCATTAGCTACCACACATTCCCCCAAAAG TGATGTGGTTATTAATGGATATACAATTCCTGCTGGCTCCTACGTAGTACCGTTGATCAACAGCGTTCATATGGACCCAACACTTTGGGATAATCCTgaaaaattcaatccaaatcgtTTCCTAGATGCCGAAGGTAAAGTGCATAAGCCAGAATATTTCATTCCATTCGGTGTTGGACGTCGCCGATGCTTGGGTGATGTCCTTGCAAGAATGGAACTGTTTTTGTTCTTTGCGTCAATAATGCATACATTTACTATTGAATTGCCAGAGGATGAACCGATGCCTAGTCTGAAGGGTATTATCGGTGTCACTATTAGTCCACAAGCATTTAGAGTAAACCTAATTCCCCGACCACTCAACATCGATCTCGATAGAGTACGGAATATTGGATGTTTTTGA
- the LOC129733913 gene encoding cytochrome P450 18a1 isoform X1, with translation MFVDTYLLSVVRQEFLDASRARSTLIVFCCTLSCVVFLQWLFRLFCQIKKLPPGPWGVPIFGYLTFIGHEKHTQYMKLARKYGSLFSAKLGAQLTVVISDYKIIREAFKTEDFTGRPHSPLLKTLGGFGIINSEGQLWKDQRRFLHEKLRHFGMTVLGNKKHLMENRIMTEVAELLAALNEVGNQSTDLSKYLSVSVSNVICNIIMSVRFSLEDPKFKRFNWLIEEGMRLFGEIHTIDYIPQIQYLPGNINAKNKIAKNRQEMFDFYREVIDEHKQTFDNGNIRDIVDAYLDEIQKAKEEGRDMELFEGRDHEIQMMQVIADLFSAGMETIKTTLLWLNVFMLRHPDAMKRVQDELDQVVGRNRLPKIEDVPYLPITETTILEVMRISSIVPLATTHSPKSDVVINGYTIPAGSYVVPLINSVHMDPTLWDNPEKFNPNRFLDAEGKVHKPEYFIPFGVGRRRCLGDVLARMELFLFFASIMHTFTIELPEDEPMPSLKGIIGVTISPQAFRVNLIPRPLNIDLDRVRNIGCF, from the exons ATGTTCGTTGACACATATTTATTAAGTGTAGTGCGTCAGGAATTTCTGGATGCATCTAGAGCAAGGAGTACTCTCATTGTGTTCTGTTGCACGCTGAGTTGTGTTGTGTTCTTACAGTGGTTGTTCCGGCTTTTTTGTCAGATTAAGAAACTTCCTCCAGGACCTTGGGGAGTACCGATCTTCGGGTATCTTACGTTTATTGGTCATGAAAAACACACGCAGTATATGAAATTAGCGCGCAAGTATGGATCGTTATTCAGTGCCAAATTAGGTGCACAATTGACAGTGGTGATCAGTGATTATAAGATTATCCGTGAAGCTTTTAAGACGGAGGACTTTACAGGTCGACCACATTCTCCTCTGTTAAAAACACTTGGTGGTTTTG GCATTATCAACAGCGAAGGTCAACTTTGGAAAGACCAACGTAGATTTCTCCACGAAAAGCTGCGTCATTTTGGCATGACAGTGTTGGGAAATAAAAAACATCTAATGGAAAATAGAATCATG ACCGAAGTTGCCGAGTTGCTAGCAGCATTGAATGAAGTAGGTAATCAATCGACTGATCTGAGTAAATATTTATCAGTTTCCGTGAGTAACGTAATCTGCAACATTATCATGTCGGTACGGTTTTCACTAGAAGATCCAAAATTTAAACGTTTCAACTGGCTTATTGAGGAAGGAATGCGATTGTTTGGCGAAATACATACAATAGATTATATTCCTCAGATTCAATATCTCCCTGGTAACATAAATGCCAAGAATAAGATAGCCAAGAACCGCCAAGAAATGTTTGATTTTTATCGAGAAGTGATAGATGAACATAAACAAACCTTTGACAATGGCAATATTCGTGATATAGTAGATGCATATTTAGATGAAATCCAAAAAGCAAAAGAAGAGGGACGCGATATGGAACTATTCGAAGGCAGAGATCACG AAATCCAAATGATGCAGGTTATCGCGGATCTTTTCTCAGCAGGTATGGAAACGATCAAGACAACTCTTCTATGGCTAAACGTGTTTATGCTGCGCCACCCGGACGCCATGAAACGAGTTCAGGATGAACTAGACCAGGTAGTAGGTCGCAATCGTTTGCCGAAAATCGAAGATGTTCCATATCTACCCATAACGGAGACTACCATACTAGAAGTGATGCGCATTTCTAGCATCGTTCCATTAGCTACCACACATTCCCCCAAAAG TGATGTGGTTATTAATGGATATACAATTCCTGCTGGCTCCTACGTAGTACCGTTGATCAACAGCGTTCATATGGACCCAACACTTTGGGATAATCCTgaaaaattcaatccaaatcgtTTCCTAGATGCCGAAGGTAAAGTGCATAAGCCAGAATATTTCATTCCATTCGGTGTTGGACGTCGCCGATGCTTGGGTGATGTCCTTGCAAGAATGGAACTGTTTTTGTTCTTTGCGTCAATAATGCATACATTTACTATTGAATTGCCAGAGGATGAACCGATGCCTAGTCTGAAGGGTATTATCGGTGTCACTATTAGTCCACAAGCATTTAGAGTAAACCTAATTCCCCGACCACTCAACATCGATCTCGATAGAGTACGGAATATTGGATGTTTTTGA